The Kwoniella bestiolae CBS 10118 chromosome 5, complete sequence genomic interval TCTTTATCTCTCGATACAACAATCCTATACCCTTCACCCCCTCGAAACACTCAAAGCATcttttccccttcttcccttctcacTTCAACAAGCTACCTCCCACTTCCTACGAACAAAGCAAAAGTCATCCAATTCACAATGTTCGCTCTTCGACTCGCCAGACCTGCTTCGTCTCTCCTCAGAAATGCTGTTGCTCCCAGAGCCAGCGCTATGAGATTTTCAGGTGTAAGGTTCATTTCCAGTGAGTTGAAGCTCTCACTCATGTCGCGTTTCTACCCGATTTATGCTAGGCGCttggatttgagctgatacatATTCATTGTGATATCGCAGCCCGATACACCACAGACCACGAATGGGTCTCATTCGACTCAAACTCCAATGTCGGTACTGTCGGAATCACAGATTACGCTCAGAAGGCGTTGGGAGATGTAGTGTTTGTTGAGTTGCCTGGCCAGGGAGCGGAGGTCGCtcagggaggtgagtcatgtTCTTG includes:
- a CDS encoding glycine cleavage system H protein, whose product is MFALRLARPASSLLRNAVAPRASAMRFSGVRFISTRYTTDHEWVSFDSNSNVGTVGITDYAQKALGDVVFVELPGQGAEVAQGDSIGAVESVKAASDIYAPVSGVIEEINETLADQPGLLNKAPEGNGWLAKIKLSDPAEFEALLNAEAYKAHCEGQ